The DNA segment CGGCAGCCTGCGTGGTGACATCCGCCGCGCTCTCCGCGACGCGCTGCGCGTCGGGCGTTCCCTCGGGGCCACGCGCGGGGGACGGGGTCTGCCCGGCCGTGACCAAGGCCGAGCTGCCATCGTAATAGGACACGCCACGGCAGGTGAGATGCTGGGTGGTCTGCTTGAGGGTCTGTTTCAGCTGCGGATCGAAGCGCCACTTTTCCTTGCCGGAGACCGCGTCCAGCGCGATCACCAGACTGTGCGGCGTGCAGATGTAGACCGTGTTGTCGATCATCAGCGGGGTCACCTCATAGGTGGCTTCCGTCGGATCGTTCGGGCCGCGTATGTCGCCGGTCCGATAGGTCCAGGCCACCTTCAGCTTGTCGACATTGGCCGGGGTGATCTGATCGAGCGGTGAGTAGCGCCGGCCCGCCGCGGTCCGTCCATAGGCCTGCCATTCGCCGTCGGGGACGGTGCTCTCGACATTCCGGGTCGCCGTCATCGTCGCGTCGGAGAACGCCCCGGCCTGATCATGGGGGCTTTGAAGCATCGAATAACCGCCAATGACCGCCGCCAGGGCGATCGACGCGGCGAGCACGCCACTCGGCAGGCCATAGCGGCCCCGGCCTTCGCCCTCGCGGCGCAGCGACCAGACCATGGGCGGCAGCAGCAGAAGCACACCAAGCGCGACCAGCAGGCTGCCGCGCGCGGACAGCGCCCACCAGTCGAAGCCGACCTCATGGACCGCCCAGGCCAGCGTGCACAGCAGGGTCAGGCCATAAAGCGCCAGACCCGCGGCGTGTCGCCTGAGCAGGAGGAGGGCCGACACGCAGATGAGCGCGCCGAGAAGGATGAAAAACCAGGACCCGCCGAGGGCGGCAAGCCACGCCCCGCCGATCAAAAGAAAGAGCCCGACCACAGCGATCAGGAGCGAAAGCAGGATGCGATACATGTTGCGCGCGCCGTTCTTTTTGCGGAGCCGACGGCATGGCCGGCCGCTTGAGAATTGATGGCAGCGGCGGGGCAAAAGCCCACCATTAACAACCCAACGTCGAGAAAGCCGGGATGTTCCAATAAATTCGCATCGAAAATAGAATCAAGTCATTTAGTCCAGTTCACGTTGAGTAATGAAAAAATAGAATAGACGATAAAAATTATAATTTGTGATTATGTAATGCAGAAATTACAGAAATTGTATTCATTTTGGGGATTATCATTTGACTTTATAGGTCGATAATTGTTGCAATAATCTGCATTCAGGTCTCGGCGCCTGCCTTTGATAAGGCGTGCCGGGTCCGCGCCGGCAGGTGTCGGGTCGACGGGGCCGGGTGGCGAGAGGCGGGTGAGCCCATCCCGCCGTTTCCGGCCGCAAACTGTCGATCACGAGCCGTTGGCGGCGGGGTGAAACAGCGTCAGGACATCCGCGAGCTGGTCGATCTCGAGATCGACATCGTCGAACCCGCCCCCGCTCGGCCGGTAGCCGACGACATGAAGGCCGGCGGCGCGCGCGGAGATGGCGCCGGCGCGGCTGTCTTCCACCGCCACCACCTGCGAGGGCTCAAGACCCAGCCGCATGCAGGCGGCGAGATAGGGTTCAGGGTCCGGCTTGCCCCGTGCCACGTCATCGAGGCTCAGCGAGAACGCCATCGCGTCTCCAATGCCGAGCGCATCGATGTTCGCGTCGACCACGCTCCGGCTGGAATTCGACACGCAGGCCTGAAGGATGCCGAGCCGCTGCAGCGCGCGGATGGTCGCGACCGCCTGCGGCAGGGCGATGAGGCTGCCGCGGGCCTCGACATAATGGGCATTGATGGAGGCCAGCCATGTCGCCTCGCTCACCTCACTCGCGAGCCGTGGCGA comes from the Ancylobacter pratisalsi genome and includes:
- a CDS encoding HAD family hydrolase — translated: MSRSRIREPSGRLAAVAWDIDGTLIDSEPLHHRALLAACKALGTDLSDLPDQAFRGIHMGDVWRQISPRLASEVSEATWLASINAHYVEARGSLIALPQAVATIRALQRLGILQACVSNSSRSVVDANIDALGIGDAMAFSLSLDDVARGKPDPEPYLAACMRLGLEPSQVVAVEDSRAGAISARAAGLHVVGYRPSGGGFDDVDLEIDQLADVLTLFHPAANGS